TGACTGGTCGTCCTGGAGACCTAATAGCTTGCGGCAGGCCAAATCGAAAAAACTAGTGCCAGATAACCAAGTTCCCAGCAAGCCCACTATTGAAAGTGAGCGGTTGAATTTGGTTATGCTGCagcaagatttttttaaagaagaaaataagAGGGCTCAGGAAAAACATGAGCAGGAAAtggcacacaaaaaaagaaggcagGATCAGGAATACATGGAAGGACAATTGCGGATTGAGTTATTGGAATtggagaaataaattaaattatattttaaatgtacgTGGCCGTCAGCCGTCGGGTACGCAGGGGGATCAACGGGGGACTCGTCCCCTGCCGTAACTGTGTGCACCGATGGTAGTGCGACTATACTCTCCCCGTGAGGGCGGCTGGAAGCAGGTCCATAGTCTAGCTATGACTATGGATGCTGACGAATCGTAGTCGGGCGGACCTGGGCAGGTCTTTAAAGTGCCTCCCCTCAAGTCAGGCGTGTCAAGCGACCCGTGCCCGCTGACTTTCAGGTTCGCAGCTGAGGGGTTAATCCAGCTGTGTTTTAACGGAGCCTTCCCAGGGCCGGGCAACCCTGGGTCGGAAGTGGCCTTGCCGTGGCTTTGGGGCGGAGTCACGGTCGACTTTTTCATAGAGCCCCAACAACCCTCAGGCCCGCCGCGCTTGCCTGGTCGAGCAACGCGGGCGATCATGTACTGACAATGAAACCCAACACCGTAGCTTCGGACCTCACGGGGGAGGTTAAACCCCAAACCGATTCCGCTACCGTCGAGGTAGGGCCGCGAACACCCAGTCAGGGTGCTCCGGCTCCGATGGGAACGGAAGGGGCTGCTAAGACCAGCACCCCACTagacaacaagaacaacaacccaCACAGTAGCGGAACCCAGCCGGGTACCAGCAAGGCAGCCACCGTTACGCATCAGCAGCGTAAGGCCAAGGTCAGTCGGGCCCGTTTTATTCTCGGCAAGATAGCCAAGAATGAGGCAGAGGGCAAGACTGACCAGCGCGATGCGGAGGACAAGACTCGATGCCTTGCGGAGATCGCAGAATTCGAAGAATACATGAGGACGCGCCCGGAGGCCACTGtaacaaacacaaaaagggACCGCTCGCATGAGGCAAGCGTGAGCGCACCGAAACGGGCAAAGGACGCACAGGGGAGGCCAAGACCGACCTCCTTTGTGAAGAAGGCCAAGAAATTCAGCGACGTAGCCAGAGACAGAATCGCGATGGCACTGGTGGACGACCTGCACGACGACGGACGCCTGCTGTCGGAGAAGTGGGAGGAGATCGAGATCAAGGTGGCCGACATGGTAGCTGAAAGGCTATCAGCCGTGCCAGACGGTCCGATCCCCTCCTTCGACTCGTCGGACATGGTCAGAGGGCACCGGGTGATCAAGTGCGATGACTCGTTCTCGAGGACCTTCCTGGCGGAATGCATATCCAAGATTGGAAATGCATGGGACGGCCTTAGCATTAGGCTCGTCCACGCCAGGGAGATTCCAAGGAGGCCGCGGGCTCGCATTTGGTTGCCAAAGGGGCAGACTGACCAAGGAAAGGTGCTGTCGCTGCTGAGGGCTCAGAACCCAGAAGTGCATACTGAGGACTGGGCAATACTCAAAGTagagaaggagatgaagacgaGCCAGCCGTTCCTCTTCCTCATCAACCAGCGCTGCCTGCCGCAGCTTGAGAAGGCCGACTACACCATCCGGTACGGCCTACGGAAGGCCAAGATCAAGGTCTTCCTGGCAGAGCCGGATGATGTTCTCGAGGAGGTCGATGACACCAACAAGCTGTTGGATGACCTGGTCATCGACGACAAGACCCCAGACATAACACCCAACACCGATGCCTAAAGTCGTGCAGATTAACCTGAAGCGCAGCATGCATGCTTCAGCCAATCTTGCAGTTCTTCTCAGTGAGAGGAACATTGACATAGGCATCGTTCAAGAACCATGGACGCGAGACAGACAAATCTCGGGTCTAACACAACAAGGATATAAACTCTTTTATACTAACTCGACAGGTAGGCCGAGAGcaggtattattataaagaataacTATAACGCACTTCTATGCCCCAATCTTAGCACACCGGATCTAGCAGTTGCCAGATTCGTGGCGGCGGATGGGACATCGATGGTGATAGCCTCATCCTACATGGCCCATGATGAACCGGCTCCACCTGAGTCAGTCATCAAGCTGCTGCAATGGGCGGAAGATACTAAGACGACCCTGGTGCTCGGATGCGACGCTAACGCGAGGCACGCACTATGGGGAAGCTCGGAAACCAACGAAAGGGGTGAGTctctttttgataatattatctGCCGCAACATCACCATATGTAACAGAGGTAACACACCCACCTTTATATTCCCAAGCACAAGGGAATTTCAGGGATGGGAAGAGGTGTTAGACCTAACTTTACAGACAGAATTTAGTAGATATAAGGTTGAAAAGTGGATAGTGTCGAAACAAAATTCCTTTTCAGATCACAGGTACATTTTCTTCgaaatttcgattccgattagcAAACCGGAACCGAAACGTAACCCCCGTAGAACAAACTGGGACAAATTCGGTAAGATTGTCTACTCGAAAGTTAGCAACAGAAGAATACGGGTACAAACCTCTACGACGACCCTGGACAAGGAAGTAGAGGACCTAACAAACATTCTAAACAATGCATATAAGGAAACATGCAAGGTGTCATACTCTAAGAAACAACACCCTTTATGGTGGACCAAAGAGCTAGGCACTCTAAGAAAGAGGGCAAGAAAAGCCTATAACTCCAGCTATGCTACCAAGGAATGGGAGCCATACAAAGAAGCAcaaaaagcatacaaaaaagcgATATACGCAGCCAAGAAAGACTCTTGGAGGACTTACTGCGAATCGCTAGAAGGTATAAAAGACTCGGCTAGACTAAGCAAGGTCCTTGCTAAAGGGTATAACAGCCCAACTCTACTACACAAACAAGACGGATCAGCGACTACAACGGTGGAAgaatcccttttttttttttttttttttttttttttttgatatgcataacaaatatttattgaagagtgttatgtgaaactcaattcactttcacccatgaaaaaaaataaaaattaacaaaaagtgaataaaaagATTGGTTACAAAAGTTTAGCAGTGTTGCAGTCTAGGCGTCTAAGTCTGGAATGAGTTTCCCACAAGCGTGCCGTCCAAGTATCCAATTGTCAGATGGGTGCAATCTTTTTAGTCTTCTTCTGTTCATAGGTCTGGAAAGTGTGAGGGCAAGTCTGTTTGTGTGGGAGATGAGTCTTGATCTGTAGCGAGTGGCAGAATTGGTGATAGATTTACAAACAGGATTAattttgagatctcgaaaaatagtagtgtttcttgtataatatggggcgtttatcatatgtcttaaaattttggattggcaggattcaactctttttatagaagtgtTACAGGCAGTGCCCCAGAAGTGTATACCCCAATGTAAACTAGGCATCAAGGTTGCTTTGAAGAGCCGGGTTTTCGCCGTGATCGATAGTCCACTGCCCGGACGAAGAAGCCATCtcattttccccgctttttgcCTTACTGAAGCGCAGGTTGCCACAATGTGCTGCTTCCAGGTAAGCCGCCTGTCCAGAGTGAGCCCAAGGTACTTAACCGTGTCCGAGTGCTTTATTGGAGTCCCGTCTAAGGTTAGGCGATAAGTGTTCAGCCTGTTCAATGAAAAGGTGGCATGCTGAGACTTGGCAGGATTAACTGCGATGTTCCACCTCGACGCCCAGGCCTCAAACTCATTTAGCATGTCCTGCACCATATCTGTCGCCTCTCTTCGCAGAGCACTTGTCGCCAGAAATGCTGTGTCATCTGCATAGGTAGCTGTTAAAACATTCCTGCCTCTGGGCGACGGAAGGTCCGAGGTGAATATTGTATACAAGACAGGACCCAGCACACTTCCTTGAGGGACTCCAGCAAGAATAGGCCTTGAGGCAGATTTGGATCCTCGAACATCCACCTGGAAGGTTCTACCAATTAGAAATGAGCGAAGGAGATCAAAGTATGTCAGGGGAAGAATGGGTTTCAGCTTATAGAGCAAGCCACAGTGCCAGACTCGATCGAAGGCTTGCTTGACATCTAGGAATACTGCGCAACAATACTTTTTCGCCTCAAATGCTTTAAGGATATGGTTGACAACCCGATGCATTTGCTCAGCAGCGTTATGCAGACTCCTGAAACCAAACTGATGATTTGGAATTGCATTCTGAAACACATGAACACTAAAAAGCCTTTTTAGTAAGATTCGCTCAAAAATCTTAGAGAAGGTTGGCAATAGGCTTATAGGCCGAAAAGAATCTGCACAGCGGGGAGAGACGCCTTTCTTGGGGATCATAACAACATTCGCATGCTTCCACTGCTCCGGATAATATGAAAGAACAATCATAGCATTAAAGATACGCGTAAGGAACGAAATAGCTGCTACTGGCAAAGCTTTAACTACTTTTCCGTCAATGCTGTCATGGCCAGGGGCTTTGTTCATCTTCAGTCGCTTTATTTGGTCTTTAACTTCTTCTGCTTCAATAGGTAAAATTTGAGAAGCTAGACCAGAGGGAACATCATCAAAGGCTTCTGTAATAGCAGTCTCTTCATCTGTGGCCAAATCAAAAGGCTTAAATCTTTCTTCCAAAGAATCAGCGAATTCCTTAGCTATTTCATCATCTTTATTTGCCCAGGTACCGTCCGATCGAAGCAAGGGAAACTTCTGGAGAGGCTGCCGTTTAAGCCCGCGAGTGCATTTCCACAGTTCAAAGCCTCGATCAGCATCCGGATCGATAGCACTAAGTTTCCGGACAAAAAATTCGGACTTAGCATCATAAAGTGCTTTTCTTAATAGAGTATCAgctcttttaaatattgctaAATCTTGTGGATGACGCGTTTGCATCCAGCGTCGCCGGAGTGATCTCTTCTGCCTAACCAGCGCCGTTACTCTGGTGTTTGAAAGGGCATTATTTGGCTGTGGAACAGCAGGGCGATTACCGATAGCAGTGGATGCGGCAGCGGCAGATTGAATCTTTAGAGTGAGGTCACTAACAGCTGTATCAATATCCAGAGGACAGTTCAGATCAGCAGATTCATCATTCTCAATAAGGATTGTAAGGTGATCCCTAAAACGTCCAATGTTAGCCCGACGAGACAGCAGCCTTGATGTTGTAAGTCGGGGTGAAGTAGAAGCgcataaaagtatttcaagCGGAATGTGATCAGAACTAAGTTCATGAGATTCATGTACAGTCAGAAAGTTGGACGAGATACCCTTATAAATAGCAAAATCGATTGCCGTTGGATTTCGCCTTGCATCAGAAGGAAAGTGAGTTGGTCCTCCTGTAGCTAAGACTTGCAGACTTGAAGAcgtaataaaatctaaaagctGAACACCTCTGGGTGAAGAGCGGATACAACCCCAAAATTGATTGTGAGCATTCCAGTCGCCAGCTATGATAAAACGGTTTGAAAATTCGCTAAAAAGTTGTCCAAAATCTTGAGCAGTCCATAAAAAGGAGGGGGGGCAGTAAATAGAAGCAATCACGATGTCTCCCAAGTCCGTGCTTAAGGTAATTGCAGCAGTTTGACATTTTACAGTAGAGTTGGTACTGTAAGGGGAGTACTGCAAGTGAGAGCGGATTAAAATAGCAGCACCTCCTCGAAGACGGTCAGAGGGATGATTAGCCGTCAATAAATCATATccaaaaattctgaaatgtgAGCGGCTGTTAAAATGCGTTTCGTTAATTAGCATCACGTCAATTGAATTAGCCGTAAGATAGTGCTCTAACTCGAGATTTTTGCCAGTGACACCATTGGCGTTCCAAAATGATAAACGAATGCCTAAACTAGACATGTCTCCTGATCTTAGACGCATCAGAAGGCGAACTGCCGGTAAACTGGTTCATAAGAAGTTCCATCATTTTCAACATCATTGACATCATCTGGTCAATACGGGAGATAAGTATTTCAAAGCCAGCACTAGGCGGAGGAGGCTCAGTAACGCGTTGCATGGGCTTGGAAGTGCTAGATCCAATAGCCGGGGAAGGTAAAGCTGGGCCCCAAGCACTTTGGGCAGGAAGAGGGGCAggtacaaatttatttgatggttgtttttttattgttccCGATTTGCGAAGAGCAATTGCTTCTAGAAAAGCTGGACATTTGCGGTATCCTGCACTGTGGTTAAAACCGCAATTAATGCACTTAAATTGATCCTGAGACGTAGCAGGGCAAACAGGACTTCGAGACTCATGATCACCACCACATTTTGCACATTTGGGAGGTATGAAACAGTATGTTTTTGTGTGTCCAAACTCCTGGCAGTTATAACATCTAACAACTTCATCTCGGCGTTCAGGAGGGACGATAGTAATTGACTGATAAGCCAATGATTTAATGTCATAGACTTTGACATTATTTGTCGATGACTCTAGctcaacaaagaaaatattgggCCTGTGACCATTGTTCTTACCCGGGGGATTATAAACATTGCGGACAACGTGCCCAGCGGCGCCTAAATCAGCTTTAATATCTTCAGGATCCGTAGACGAATGTAGGCCTTTGACGACAATCCTGAAAGATCGATCACTTTTCAATTGCCAAGAATTAAACGGAATATTATTACTCCACAAAAGTTGTTGAACTAATTTGTATGTATCACCATCGAAAGGAGATACCCTCACTGTAGCAGGTCCAGTAATCTTAAATCTTATATTGGTTGTGGTGGCCTTGATCAGATTCATAAGTTGCTTGACATCAGTAACACCCTTTATCACAAAGGCGGGCGGACGTGGTTCAGATTTG
The genomic region above belongs to Drosophila takahashii strain IR98-3 E-12201 chromosome 2L, DtakHiC1v2, whole genome shotgun sequence and contains:
- the LOC138914894 gene encoding uncharacterized protein; this encodes MKPNTVASDLTGEVKPQTDSATVEVGPRTPSQGAPAPMGTEGAAKTSTPLDNKNNNPHSSGTQPGTSKAATVTHQQRKAKVSRARFILGKIAKNEAEGKTDQRDAEDKTRCLAEIAEFEEYMRTRPEATVTNTKRDRSHEASVSAPKRAKDAQGRPRPTSFVKKAKKFSDVARDRIAMALVDDLHDDGRLLSEKWEEIEIKVADMVAERLSAVPDGPIPSFDSSDMVRGHRVIKCDDSFSRTFLAECISKIGNAWDGLSIRLVHAREIPRRPRARIWLPKGQTDQGKVLSLLRAQNPEVHTEDWAILKVEKEMKTSQPFLFLINQRCLPQLEKADYTIRYGLRKAKIKVFLAEPDDVLEEVDDTNKLLDDLVIDDKTPDITPNTDA